TACGGTAGCACCCGCTCCGCGCCGGCGCGCCCGCATCCTCTATGATCCTCGCCGTGCGCGCCCTGCCCATCCTGACTGCCCCCACCGCCGCTGGCAAAAGTGCCCTGGCGCTGGCCTGGGCCCAGGCCACCGGCGGCGAGCTGATCTGTGCCGACGCGTTGACCGTGTACCGGGGCCTGGACATCGGCACCGCCAAGCCGGGGCCCGCCGAGCGCGCCGCAGTGCCCCACCACCTGCTGGACGTGGCCGGGGTAACGGAGCCCTTTGACGTGGCCCGCTTTGTCACGCTGGCCGAGGCCGCTGTTGCCGGTGTGCTGGCCCGGGGCCGCACGCCGCTGATCGTGGGCGGCACGGGTTTTTATCTTTCGGCCCTGCGGCGCGGCCTGCCGCTGACGCCACCCAGCGACCCCGCTGCCCGCGCCGAGGTGGAAGCCGACCTGGCCCGGCGCGGCCTGGACGCCCTGCTGGCCGACATTGAGCGCCGCAACCCCGCCGAGGCCGCCCGTCTGGAACGCAACCCCCGGCGGGTGGTGCGCGCCGAGGAGATCTACCGCCGCACCGGGCGCGACCCCGGCGAGTTCGGTCACCGCCCCCCCGCCTTCGCCTACGAGGTGGTGGCCTTTTCGCACCCCCCAGACATCCTGGAAGCGCGCATGCACACCCGGGTGCTGGCCATGTTTGAAGCGGGCTGGGACCGTGAAGCCGCGTGGCTGGCCGCGCAGGTGTCACCCGGGGCCCAGCCGCGCCCCACCGTCTGGCAGGCGCTGGGCTACCGCGAGGCCCTGGCGGTGGCCACTGGCGCCCTCACGGTGCCCGAAGCGGCGGCGCAGGTCACCCTGGCCACCCGCCAGTACGCCAAGCGCCAGCTGACCTTTGTGCGCACCCAGCTGGGCGCGCCGCTGTTAAGTGAGGGTGAAGCGCGCCGGCATCTCTTCGAGGGGTGGCCTCGCTAGCGTGGGGCACCATGTGCCTTTCTTCTCTGTTTGTGTGTTCTTGGGCGGTGTGCCCGGCCGCCCACTCGCCCGCCGCCGCGCGCCTGGGTAGAGTGGGCCTGGGGTGCCCGGGTTGCGGCCCGGCGCACCCGGGGGGGAAGGCATGAAACCACGGGTTCTCGGCATGATTCTCGCAGGGGGACAGGGCTCCAGGCTGGCCCCGCTGACCCAGAAGCGCAGCAAACCGGCCGTGCCGTTTGGCAGCAAGTACCGCATCATTGACTTCGCCATCAACAACTTCATCAATTCCGGCGTGTTTTCCATCTACGTGCTCACCCAGTACAAGGCCCAGAGCCTGACCGAGCACATCCAGCGCGGCTGGCGCTTCGGCACCTTTCTCAGCGATTACTTCATCACGCTGGTGCCCGCGCAGATGTACCGCATCGAGGAACTGGGCCCGGTGTGGTACCGGGGCACGGCCGACGCCGTGTACCAGAACATGCACCTCATTGACAACTACGAGGCCGATTACGTGGCCATTTTCAGCGGCGATCACATCTACAAGATGAATGTGGAACACATGCTGCAAAAGCATATCGAAACGCGCGCCGACGTGACCATCGCCGCCTACCCCATGCCGCAGGCGCAGGCCCACCAGTTCGGCGTGATGCATGTGGACCACAACTGGCGCGTAACCCAGTTTCTGGAAAAGCCCAAGGACCCCCCCAGCATTCCCGGTCAAAGTGCCACCAGCCTCACCAGCATGGGCAACTACATCTTCTCGCGCCGCGCGCTGGACGAACTGCTGGAAACGAACATGGGCTCGGGCGAATCTGGCTTCGACTTCGGCGGCGACGTGATTCCCCGCGCGCTGTCAGACGGTTACACCGTCATGGCCTACGATTTTCACCGCAACCCCATTCCCGGGCAGACCCACGCCAACACCTACTGGCGCGACGTGGGGACGCTGGACGCCTACTACGAGGCCAACATGGACCTCGTGAGTGTGAACCCGGAATTCGATTTCTATAACCCGCAGTGGCCGCTGCGCACCAGCAGCGAGTTCTCGCCGCCCGCCAAGTTCGTGCACGAATCGGACGGACGCAAGGGACAGGCGTTCAATTCCATCATGGCCGGGGGCGTGATCATCAGCGGCGGCACCGTGCGCGACAGTGTGCTGGGCCGCAACGTGCGCACCCACTCGTATTCGCTGGTGGAAAGCTGCGTGCTGTTCGATGAGGTGGAGGTGGGGCGCCACGCCCACCTGCGCCGGGTGATCGTGGACAAGAACGTGGTCATTCCCCCGGGCACCAAAATTGGCATGAATCCCGACGAGGACCGCGCGCGCGGCTTCACCGTGACCGACAGCGGCGTGACGGTGGTGCCCAAGAGCTATAGTTTTTAGGGGCGGAGCCTGGTTTCGCACTGCAGCAGCGCGCAGGGCCCGGGTGGGCGCGGGAAAGGGGATGCCCCCTTGCACCGTGCCCACCTCGCTGCCAGTGCGCCCCCCATCCGCTCCTCACAGCCGCGCGCGGGGCATGCTCTATCCTGCCGCGCGTGACCCGGCGTTTCTGGACTGTTCTGGCCCTGTCGGCGGCCCTGGGCCCCCCGGCCGCCGCTGCCTCGCTGTCGCCCCGCACCCTGCTGACGGTGCCCGGCGCCGCACCCCTGGAGGTGCAGCCAGTATTTGGGGGCCCAGTGCCTAGCGGCACAGTGTCCAGTGGCACAACGTCCAGCGGCCTGGTGGCGTGCCTGGGCGAGCGCCTGCTGCACCTGGGCCCTGGCGGCGAGGTGCGCCGCAGCCTGCCGGTGGGCGCCCCGTGCGCGGGCCTGAGCGTGAGCCCCGGTGGCACCCACGCCCTGACCCGCACCGCCGCCCAGGTGAGTGTGTGGCGCCTGAGTGACGGCGTGCGGCTGGTCCGGCTGGACACGCCCGGGGTAACCGGCGCCGGCTTCAGCGGGCCCCAGGACCTGCTGATTGGCAGCGCGCAGGGCGTGGAGCGCCTGTCCCTGGCCAGCCCGGTCCGCGCAGCGCCCACCGGCGAGGGTGTGGGCGCGCTGGTGACTGCCCCCGACGGCCTGCGGGCCGTGGTCACCCGCGCCGGGCGCCTGCAACTGCTGGACACGGCTGGCCTGG
The window above is part of the Deinococcus arcticus genome. Proteins encoded here:
- the miaA gene encoding tRNA (adenosine(37)-N6)-dimethylallyltransferase MiaA, which encodes MRALPILTAPTAAGKSALALAWAQATGGELICADALTVYRGLDIGTAKPGPAERAAVPHHLLDVAGVTEPFDVARFVTLAEAAVAGVLARGRTPLIVGGTGFYLSALRRGLPLTPPSDPAARAEVEADLARRGLDALLADIERRNPAEAARLERNPRRVVRAEEIYRRTGRDPGEFGHRPPAFAYEVVAFSHPPDILEARMHTRVLAMFEAGWDREAAWLAAQVSPGAQPRPTVWQALGYREALAVATGALTVPEAAAQVTLATRQYAKRQLTFVRTQLGAPLLSEGEARRHLFEGWPR
- the glgC gene encoding glucose-1-phosphate adenylyltransferase, encoding MKPRVLGMILAGGQGSRLAPLTQKRSKPAVPFGSKYRIIDFAINNFINSGVFSIYVLTQYKAQSLTEHIQRGWRFGTFLSDYFITLVPAQMYRIEELGPVWYRGTADAVYQNMHLIDNYEADYVAIFSGDHIYKMNVEHMLQKHIETRADVTIAAYPMPQAQAHQFGVMHVDHNWRVTQFLEKPKDPPSIPGQSATSLTSMGNYIFSRRALDELLETNMGSGESGFDFGGDVIPRALSDGYTVMAYDFHRNPIPGQTHANTYWRDVGTLDAYYEANMDLVSVNPEFDFYNPQWPLRTSSEFSPPAKFVHESDGRKGQAFNSIMAGGVIISGGTVRDSVLGRNVRTHSYSLVESCVLFDEVEVGRHAHLRRVIVDKNVVIPPGTKIGMNPDEDRARGFTVTDSGVTVVPKSYSF